From a single Panulirus ornatus isolate Po-2019 chromosome 69, ASM3632096v1, whole genome shotgun sequence genomic region:
- the LOC139747601 gene encoding LOW QUALITY PROTEIN: uncharacterized protein (The sequence of the model RefSeq protein was modified relative to this genomic sequence to represent the inferred CDS: inserted 2 bases in 1 codon; deleted 1 base in 1 codon) gives MRLLPVLVLVCVLAGAATALNFNIFRWPSFNRHRSAKGGGYGGGGGHRKGNPLRGLQRLKAQAFTSLRNLKAPIIDGIRSLKSHVRDLKGNLFRKGNIFNKGKGGGQSSYYRQPPSHYGGGGHGGGGYSGGHTGGGGGYSGGHSGGSGGGYSGGHTGGSGGGYSGSHSGVGGGFSSGHGGSGGGGGGGYSGGHSGGGHSSGGHSSSSHGSGHTGGGHGVSHTGGGHSGGGGNNGYIEVSPVTPSAGHSSPSAPSSSYGSPPSGFTSPSAPATGHGVPPSGGYTAPRAPSAASSSASHASGKGVSSPAAPSAGHSGTHGASTRHQGQPAGPRHRVPHPSDLICQRVLPLRSPHRSTSPFKLHRFRLFSEPFRLLQPAWRQTSTEHLPDGSHSIDWHYGCDSFDWHCGCDSFDGSGYRGREQTHINAPLSAAMAMGHLLDEDEVVHSTDKWRPVVGSTGTAPAIDVRTPVNSGQTATGQKTAVGTTVDTTEEPLFINLDGSXSGGTNDASHNDPVEESPDGDSYLVLATEESDEVLLVDKGNADAAAEALAKVVDAALVIEEEPQGRSLTGDGSKGLSQTGNDNLQGGSLTGDDDPQSSSLTEDDGPQGRSLTGSRPQENVVSVGQKDDIAGGSGSRGSGGLQPGQESNMMFAGLMEELQLSSLTALIRRANLEAMLTTEGGFTIFAPSDSAFLLLPRSAVSQLQNSTDKLREVVLFHVVPGVLRLDDLANNDLLRSASPRGRKLRINIFQQGSDEQVVTVNGARIKRHDMLATNGVIHVIDQVLYPMADLSLVDHLTACDTFTGANVAVTGAGLTPVLEQEGPFTVFLPTTDAFAAIDNTTVSSFIENITLLQHVLMFHIVPGAYFSEGLRDGMWLPTLTQEQELQVRVTTDGYSRRLAGVGHTATVIKHDIIATNGVIHVIDTVMRPERENPICGHF, from the exons ATGCGACTCCTGcccgtgctggtgctggtgtgtgtgttggctggggcGGCGACGGCACTCAACTTCAATATCTTCAGGTGGCCGTCCTTCAACAGGCACCGGAGCGCCAAGGGAGGTGGGTATGGTGGAGGTGGCGGTCACAGGAAGGGGAACCCCCTGCGTGGCCTGCAGAGGCTAAAGGCCCAGGCCTTCACAAGCCTCAGGAACCTGAAGGCGCCCATCATCGACGGGATCCGCAGCCTGAAAAGCCACGTGCGCGACCTGAAGGGGAACCTCTTCAGAAAGGGAAACATCTTCAACAAGGGTAAAGGTGGCGGTCAGTCTAGCTACTACCGCCAGCCACCCTCACACTACGGCGGTGGTGGGCACGGCGGGGGAGGCTACAGTGGTGGCCACACCGGCGGTGGAGGAGGCTACAGTGGTGGCCACAGCGGCGGTAGTGGAGGAGGCTACAGTGGTGGCCACACCGGCGGTAGTGGGGGAGGCTATAGTGGTAGCCACAGCGGTGTTGGTGGAGGTTTCAGCAGTGGCCACGGTGgttctggtggaggaggaggaggaggctacagcGGTGGCCACAGCGGCGGCGGTCACAGCAGCGGAGGCCACAGTAGTAGCAGCCATGGAAGTGGCCACACTGGCGGTGGCCATGGAGTCAGTCACACAGGAGGCGGTCACAGCGGGGGCGGCGGGAACAACGGGTACATCGAGGTTTCTCCGGTGACACCGTCTGCAGGTCACAGCTCCCCCTCCGCCCCGTCTTCCAGCTATGGTTCGCCTCCCTCGGGCTTCACCTCCCCTTCAGCACCTGCCACAGGACACGGGGTCCCACCATCAGGCGGATACACCGCCCCAAGAGCACCGTCAGcagcttcctcctccgcctcgcaCGCTTCTGGTAAAGGCGTCTCCTCCCCCGCGGCGCCATCTGCTGGCCACAGTGGCACCCACGGTGCCTCTACCAGGCACCAAGGGCAGCCAGCAGGCCCCCGGCACAGGGTACCGCACCCCTCAGACCTCATCTGTCAGCGGGTTCTTCCCCTCCGCTCCCCTCACCGGTCAACGAGCCCCTTCAAGCTTCACCGGTTTCGGCTCTTCTCAGAGCCCTTCCGGCTCCTACAGCCAGCCTGGCGCCAGACCTCTACAGAACACCTTCCCGACGGGTCCCATAGCATCGACTGGCACTACGGGTGCGACAGCTTCGACTGGCACTGCGGGTGCGACAGCTTCGAC GGCAGTGGTTACAGAGGCCGCGAGCAGACGCACATCAATGCTCCTCTGTCGGCCGCCATGGCAATGGGGCATCTGTTGGACGAAGACGAGGTCGTCCACAGCACGGACAAGTGGCGCCCAGTGGTGGGATCTACGGGCACCGCTCCAGCCATCGACGTCCGGACTCCCGTAAACTCCGGCCAGACGGCTACTGGACAGAAAACGGCAGTCGGGACGACGGTTGACACAACCGAGGAACCCCTCTTCATCAACCTGGACGGTAG CTCGGGCGGGACGAACGACGCGAGTCACAACGACCCGGTAGAAGAATCTCCTGACGGCGACTCGTACTTGGTCTTGGCCACCGAGGAATCCGACGAGGTATTGCTGGTGGACAAGGGCAACGCCGATGCGGCGGCCGAAGCCCTTGCCAAGGTGGTCGACGCTGCCCTCGTCATTGAAGAGGAGCCCCAGGGTCGTTCCCTAACTGGGGATGGGTCCAAGGGCCTCTCCCAGACTGGAAACGACAACCTCCAGGGTGGCTCCCTGACTGGAGACGACGACCCTCAGAGTAGCTCCCTGACTGAAGACGACGGACCCCAGGGTCGCTCCCTGACTGGTAGTCGACCGCAGGAAAACGTCGTCTCGGTGGGTCAGAAGGACGACATCGCAGGCGGGAGCGGGAGTCGTGGGTCAGGCGGGCTACAGCCTGGGCAGGAGTCCAACATGATGTTCGCGGGACTCATGGAGGAGCTTCAGCTATCCTCACTCACGGCTCTCATCCGACGAGCCAACCTGGAGGCTATGCTCACCACGGAAG GCGGATTCACCATCTTCGCACCTTCTGACTCGGCCTTCTTGCTGCTGCCCCGTTCAGCAGTGTCACAGCTGCAGAATAGCACAGACAAGCTGAGGGAGGTGGTGCTATTCCATGTGGTGCCTGGAGTCTTGCGGCTCGATGACCTAGCAAACAATGACCTCCTCCGCTCCGCGTCTCCCAGGGGCCGCAAGTTGCGGATCAATATATTCCAGCAAGGGTCAGATGAACAG GTTGTGACGGTGAATGGGGCTCGCATCAAGCGTCATGACATGCTAGCTACGAATGGGGTGATCCACGTGATTGACCAGGTCCTTTACCCTATGGCTGATCTCAGCCTGGTGGACCACCTTACTGCTTGTGATACCTTCACAG GAGCAAATGTAGCTGTGACAGGAGCTGGTTTGACCCCAGTGCTGGAGCAGGAAGGACCCTTCACGGTCTTTCTTCCCACAACTGATGCCTTTGCTGCCATTGATAACACCACTGTTTCCAGCTTCATTGAGAATATCACCTTGTTGCAAC ATGTATTGATGTTCCACATAGTGCCAGGAGCATATTTCAGTGAGGGTCTGCGAGATGGGATGTGGCTGCCCACCCTTACCCAAGAACAGGAGCTGCAAGTCCGGGTCACCACTGATGGATACTCAC GTCGATTGGCTGGTGTGGGACATACAGCCACGGTCATCAAGCATGACATTATTGCCACAAATGGAGTCATACATGTCATTGATACTGTTATGAGGCCGGAGAGGGAAAACCCAATATGTGGCCACTTCTAA